Within the Vigna angularis cultivar LongXiaoDou No.4 chromosome 10, ASM1680809v1, whole genome shotgun sequence genome, the region tatcgtaAGAATGTTTATTATGGGATATTGTAGAGGTATCAatctaaaataattgaaaactaaTTTCACATAAtgcaattttaatattatctgaAATCTTTATTTTgaactatattattttaaaatggttCCGGAAAGTGTGAATGTTAAAAGGAAGCTACTTTCTTCTGTCATCtcattattaacaaaatatttatattttactctcttttttttcctctcGTGTCAATATACAAAACAagatatgataatatatttcaaatttctttatctAAAACACTGCTGGAACAGAGTTaggaaattataaattaataatctaaaatatatttcagataaattttattactttcaaaaatattcagaaataatctaatataatataaatattaattatttaatacctttaaaatatattatatcttatGATATGGTAATATAAAATCTTACcatataataactaattattaaaGATATCAAATAATAAGATCTATTTAATTACACTTCTCCACCACATAATACTCGCTCAATTCTCACgcttaataaaaaatcattcttcTCACTTAATCACGCATTTGTCATCGACTCCGCCTTGCTGCCGTGTCACCGCAGATACCTGCTGTTGTGCCACCGCTTCCGTCACCTGATTCATCCTTTTCAGCGGCTCCACCGGCCTTGGGTCTTCCCGTCGTCCACCTATCGTGGTTCGTcctctctctgtttttttttttcatgtttgcTCTTGGTGTGTTATGCTTTGATTctgatttttatttgaatttgaatttctaTGGttgtcttttattatttttcaatttcatttgcatattatttttgttggttATGCTTCCACCATAACCCGTCATGGCTTCGCAAATATTTTGAGAAGGATTTTTGCCACCTAGCTTGCAGCTGTGCCCTAATTGCAGTGTCTGTTGATTACTTTCACCTTATACTGTATTTGAATTGGTGGTTGccacataattaatttatatatcatgGGAATAGAATTGAACACTTAACCTAGATTTTCGTAGCACGAGTCTGAGTGTTCTGAAGCGAAAATCTGTATGCAGTAGATAGGTTGGGTGCATGTGATTTCATCTTGGAAAATCATTAGCTAGGCTCACTGTACGTTATGAGCAGTTTACTCTCTCAGCGTTTCTTCTATTCTGGTTGAGAATAggccaaaagaaaaataaaaagtccACTTGGCTAAAGAGTTGCATGTAGTAGATCTGTGGGTAGTGGTTTTGTGAACACTGACTTTGATAATTTGCAGCGTAAATGAAATTTCTTTTAGCCTAATCCTAACTCTTTCTATTTAACTCACCCTAGTTTTTTATTGCTCTGTCTATCAGTGAACATACAGAAAATGGCAATTGCACCTGCACAAATTCCTACTAGCTTTGGCCATGAGTTGAGGGCATGTCTTCGTTGCCGCCTTGTCAAAACCTATGATCAGGTCTTTTaccattttaacattttttgtttcacttttgtttttcttttatttgtttataatttctGCTGTTGTTTCACAGTTCCGAGAGTCAGGCTGTGAGAACTGCCAGTTCTTTAAGATGGAAGAAGATCATGAGCGTGTTGTTGAATGCACTACTCCTAATTTTAATGGGTTAGTTGGTGCCGATTGTTTTTCGTCCAAATTcctccactttttttttttgggtactcattttgattttcttcttccatttaaTTATGCAACAGGATCATTTCTGTTATGGATCCCTCTCGCAGCTGGGCTGCCCGATGGTTGCGCATTGGTATGTCCAATCATCTCTGGTTGCAATGATCACAATTTTTCCTTGCCTTACCtttcagttttctttttcattagactaaaatatattttcggTCCCTTATCTTTTTGATCCTTTGACTTTTAAAAGATTCATTTTGGTccttttatatcatttttttagttgATGTCTTCTGGGAACAGCAATCACTTGATTTTGAGGACAaattttgaactatttttttattttcatttttaaaatatttttttattgattctaAAGGGCTATAAACAAGGTGAAAATCGGGTGAAAAAGatataatt harbors:
- the LOC108335320 gene encoding transcription elongation factor SPT4 homolog 2; this translates as MAIAPAQIPTSFGHELRACLRCRLVKTYDQFRESGCENCQFFKMEEDHERVVECTTPNFNGIISVMDPSRSWAARWLRIGKFAPGVYTLAVSEALPEEMQAICEDERVQYVPPKRL